A region of Paraburkholderia sp. BL23I1N1 DNA encodes the following proteins:
- a CDS encoding oxidoreductase, whose translation MSVLNQASPSTVLPDAALALRPSACPGLLRIVAARDGGICRIKLPGGELSAAQAGVIADVSERHAAGVIELTNRANLQVRGVRGGHETALIAALIEAGLGPVPATRAADASKTPSPATQTAPSPLSATAADDVRNLMTSPTAGRDPFALIDTRPLSIDLLTLLQTEARFAALSPKFALLLDGGERLARLDHPHDVWLAATQARDGARFVFGLAGCPPGVASANADADTDAFRHAEYADSHDSTERPRTDSTGALAAVLPSQVAVLVRALLHTFLDLAAADATRMRHLLATHSVDALLQHAQTYADFPLSRDTSLASWQRGTPADATLRLGAHAQRVVGMLHVGGQPPLGRLDAASLRGLAALAQQRGNGTLRMTPWQSVLLPDIAANDAPAVLAEMNALGLACDPAQPITHLIACAGSTGCAKGLADTKADALLLAERLPDGIDVHLSGCPRSCAAAHCAPYTLLAAAPGIYDLYRPDGQPDFGSCVARQLTIDQAADLLGQLAHSAHPARSPLDA comes from the coding sequence GTGTCCGTCTTGAATCAAGCTTCGCCCTCCACGGTTTTGCCCGACGCGGCCCTCGCGCTGCGGCCCTCGGCATGTCCGGGGTTGCTGCGCATCGTCGCCGCGCGCGATGGCGGGATCTGCCGGATCAAATTGCCTGGCGGCGAGCTGAGCGCGGCGCAAGCTGGCGTGATCGCCGACGTCAGCGAGCGGCATGCGGCCGGCGTGATCGAACTCACGAATCGCGCGAATCTGCAGGTGCGTGGCGTGCGCGGCGGGCATGAAACGGCGTTGATCGCGGCGCTGATCGAGGCGGGTCTTGGACCCGTTCCGGCGACGCGTGCAGCGGATGCTTCAAAAACACCATCGCCGGCCACACAAACAGCGCCTAGCCCGCTATCAGCGACCGCTGCGGACGATGTGCGCAATCTGATGACGAGCCCGACTGCCGGGCGCGATCCATTTGCGCTCATCGACACAAGGCCGCTCAGCATCGACCTGCTCACCCTGCTACAAACCGAAGCGCGTTTCGCGGCACTATCGCCCAAATTCGCGCTATTGCTCGACGGCGGCGAGCGCCTGGCCAGGCTCGATCATCCGCATGATGTCTGGCTGGCGGCGACGCAAGCGCGAGACGGTGCGCGATTTGTGTTTGGTCTGGCGGGTTGTCCGCCTGGGGTGGCAAGCGCGAACGCGGATGCGGATACCGATGCGTTCCGGCATGCCGAATACGCCGACTCGCATGACTCCACCGAGCGTCCTCGCACGGATAGCACCGGCGCCCTCGCAGCCGTGCTGCCATCGCAAGTCGCCGTCCTTGTTCGCGCGCTCTTGCACACGTTCCTGGATCTGGCCGCCGCCGATGCCACGCGCATGCGTCATCTGCTTGCCACGCATTCCGTCGACGCACTTTTGCAGCACGCTCAGACGTATGCCGATTTCCCGCTATCACGCGACACGTCGCTCGCAAGCTGGCAACGCGGCACGCCTGCCGACGCCACGTTACGACTCGGCGCACACGCTCAACGCGTAGTGGGCATGCTGCACGTAGGCGGCCAACCGCCGCTCGGACGCCTCGACGCCGCAAGCTTGCGCGGCCTCGCCGCACTCGCGCAACAGCGAGGCAATGGCACGCTGCGCATGACGCCCTGGCAAAGCGTATTGCTGCCCGATATCGCCGCCAATGACGCGCCCGCCGTGCTCGCCGAAATGAACGCACTGGGCCTTGCCTGCGATCCCGCGCAGCCCATAACACACCTGATCGCCTGCGCCGGCTCCACAGGCTGCGCAAAAGGCCTCGCCGATACCAAAGCCGACGCACTGCTTCTAGCCGAGCGCTTGCCCGACGGCATCGACGTCCATCTGAGCGGCTGTCCGCGCTCATGCGCCGCCGCACATTGCGCGCCCTACACGCTGCTGGCTGCGGCGCCCGGCATCTACGACCTTTATCGACCCGACGGCCAGCCGGATTTCGGCTCGTGCGTCGCGCGCCAACTCACGATCGACCAGGCCGCCGACCTGCTCGGCCAATTGGCACACTCGGCACACCCGGCCCGGAGCCCTTTAGATGCTTGA
- the cbiE gene encoding precorrin-6y C5,15-methyltransferase (decarboxylating) subunit CbiE produces MPAWLTVVGIGDDGFAGLGKPARRALLEASVVYGGERHLAMLPARLAARRAAWPRPFDLAPLLAERNGSVCVLASGDPMLFGVGATLARQLPAGELRVLPAPSSLSLAAARLGWPLQDVAAVSLVGRPLPTLNAHLHDGARVFVLSADGRTPAALAELLNARAFGATRMTVLEHLGGDLERCIDGRADQWSAGEVAALNLIALECRATEGAPRLPLTTGLPDDAFRHDGQLTKRDVRAITLARLAPTPGELLWDVGAGSGSIGIEWMRAHPTCRAIAIEGHAERQRFIEHNRDALGVPGLQLVAGRAPEALEGLTAPDAVFIGGGVTAPGVLDACWARLRDDGRLVANAVTLQGEAALAAWREQHGGTLTRIALAEAQPLGGFDTWRQALPITLLELTKRAISTPADSPQP; encoded by the coding sequence ATGCCGGCGTGGCTGACCGTGGTAGGCATAGGCGATGACGGCTTCGCCGGCTTGGGGAAGCCCGCGCGGCGTGCTTTGCTGGAGGCGTCGGTGGTGTACGGCGGTGAACGGCATCTGGCGATGCTGCCCGCACGTCTCGCCGCGCGCCGGGCGGCATGGCCGAGGCCGTTCGATCTCGCGCCTTTGCTGGCGGAGCGGAACGGGTCCGTCTGTGTGCTGGCGAGCGGTGACCCGATGCTGTTCGGTGTCGGCGCGACGCTGGCGCGGCAGTTGCCGGCAGGCGAGTTGCGGGTGCTGCCCGCGCCGTCGTCGTTGTCGTTGGCAGCCGCGCGGCTTGGCTGGCCGTTGCAGGATGTCGCCGCGGTTTCGCTGGTAGGACGGCCGTTGCCGACGCTGAATGCGCATTTGCACGACGGCGCGCGCGTCTTCGTGCTGAGCGCCGATGGGCGCACTCCCGCCGCGTTGGCCGAACTGCTGAATGCGCGCGCTTTCGGCGCGACCCGGATGACCGTGCTGGAACATTTGGGCGGCGATCTGGAGCGGTGTATCGACGGCCGTGCTGACCAATGGTCCGCGGGCGAGGTGGCGGCGCTGAACCTGATTGCGCTTGAATGCCGTGCCACGGAGGGCGCTCCGCGTCTGCCGCTGACTACCGGCTTGCCCGACGACGCCTTTCGCCACGACGGTCAGTTGACCAAACGCGACGTCCGCGCGATCACGCTGGCGCGCCTCGCGCCGACGCCTGGCGAACTGCTTTGGGATGTGGGCGCGGGCAGCGGCTCGATCGGCATCGAATGGATGCGCGCGCATCCGACTTGCCGCGCGATCGCGATCGAAGGGCACGCGGAGCGGCAGCGGTTCATCGAACACAATCGCGATGCGTTGGGCGTACCGGGTTTGCAGCTGGTGGCCGGCCGCGCGCCCGAGGCGCTGGAAGGATTGACGGCGCCGGATGCCGTGTTCATCGGCGGTGGCGTCACGGCGCCGGGCGTGCTCGACGCCTGCTGGGCGCGCCTGCGCGACGACGGGAGACTGGTCGCCAACGCGGTGACCTTGCAAGGCGAGGCGGCGCTCGCGGCGTGGCGGGAGCAGCACGGCGGCACGTTGACCCGCATCGCGCTGGCCGAGGCGCAGCCGCTCGGCGGCTTCGATACGTGGCGTCAGGCGTTGCCGATTACGCTGCTGGAGCTCACCAAGCGCGCCATATCTACCCCAGCCGACTCCCCCCAACCGTAA
- a CDS encoding cobalt-precorrin-5B (C(1))-methyltransferase: MRDETPEQPVPLRSGYTTGSCATATSLAAARLLLAGIVSEVAEIVLPKCQHVPMPLVFCRLTADGAEAGTVKDAGDDPDVTHGAIVFARVRLIAEARVQFRAGPGVGTVTRAGLTLPVGEPAINPMPRKMMTEHLSELAAEHGYSGGFEVAIGVEGGEALALKTMNPRLGILGGLSILGTTGIVRPFSCSAYIASIHQGIDVARANGYLHLAACTGNASEDAMRAHYGLPDIALIEMGDFVGAVLKHMKRAPVERLSVCGGFGKLSKLAAGHLDLHSRNSSIDLERLATWAAAHGADDALQAAILAANTSQQAVALAHAQQVPLGDIVCRHALAVARDIVPPQVAVEMFAIDRQGNLIGAAK; encoded by the coding sequence ATGCGCGACGAAACGCCCGAACAACCCGTCCCGCTGCGTAGCGGCTACACGACCGGCAGTTGCGCCACCGCGACGTCGCTCGCAGCCGCGCGTCTGTTGCTCGCGGGTATCGTTAGCGAGGTCGCGGAGATCGTGTTGCCGAAGTGCCAGCATGTACCCATGCCGCTGGTGTTCTGCCGCCTGACCGCCGACGGCGCAGAAGCCGGCACGGTGAAAGATGCTGGCGACGACCCCGACGTAACGCACGGCGCAATCGTATTCGCCCGCGTGCGCTTGATCGCCGAAGCCCGTGTGCAATTCCGTGCAGGACCGGGCGTCGGCACCGTGACGCGCGCGGGCCTCACGCTGCCGGTCGGCGAACCCGCGATCAATCCCATGCCGCGCAAGATGATGACCGAGCATTTGAGCGAGCTCGCGGCGGAGCATGGATACAGCGGCGGTTTCGAAGTGGCGATCGGTGTGGAAGGCGGCGAAGCGCTCGCATTGAAAACAATGAATCCACGCCTCGGTATTCTCGGCGGCTTGTCGATTCTCGGCACCACGGGCATCGTGCGGCCGTTTTCGTGCTCGGCCTATATCGCGTCGATTCATCAGGGCATCGACGTCGCGCGCGCGAACGGTTACCTCCATCTCGCAGCCTGCACCGGCAATGCAAGCGAAGACGCGATGCGCGCGCACTACGGTCTGCCGGATATCGCGCTGATCGAAATGGGCGACTTCGTCGGCGCGGTGCTCAAGCATATGAAGCGCGCACCGGTCGAGCGGCTGAGCGTGTGCGGCGGCTTCGGCAAACTCAGCAAGCTGGCAGCCGGGCACCTCGATCTGCATAGCCGCAATTCGAGCATCGATCTGGAACGGCTTGCCACATGGGCCGCCGCGCATGGCGCAGACGACGCGTTGCAGGCGGCGATCCTCGCCGCCAATACGAGTCAGCAGGCCGTCGCGTTGGCGCACGCGCAACAGGTGCCGCTCGGCGATATCGTCTGCCGGCATGCGCTTGCTGTCGCACGGGATATCGTGCCGCCGCAGGTCGCGGTCGAAATGTTCGCGATCGATCGCCAGGGCAATCTGATCGGAGCCGCGAAATGA
- a CDS encoding cobalt-precorrin-6A reductase produces MTRVLLLGGTGDALRIARQLGPGHVYSLAGLGKVPDDLSCGVRVGGFGGCEGMARYIADERIGLVVDATHPYAAQISANAAKATGEAGVPCWALRRAGWQPQAGDDWRMVGDWAELTAALAPFSRPLFTLGREPLAHLDDIPPQQFWTVRCLDAHETNPRARILAARGPFTLEGERMLFSAEAFDVLVSKNSGGSATEAKLEVARERGLPVVMLRRPELPAVDREFANVADLLEALRVSS; encoded by the coding sequence ATGACGCGGGTCCTGCTACTCGGCGGCACCGGCGACGCTTTGCGGATCGCAAGACAACTCGGCCCCGGGCACGTGTACAGTCTCGCGGGCCTCGGCAAGGTGCCGGACGATCTATCGTGCGGCGTGCGTGTGGGCGGCTTCGGTGGTTGTGAAGGCATGGCGCGTTACATCGCGGACGAACGTATCGGCCTCGTGGTCGACGCAACGCATCCGTACGCCGCGCAGATCAGCGCCAATGCCGCCAAAGCGACTGGGGAGGCGGGCGTGCCGTGCTGGGCGCTGCGCCGCGCAGGCTGGCAGCCGCAAGCCGGCGACGACTGGCGCATGGTCGGCGATTGGGCCGAACTTACGGCCGCGCTCGCTCCGTTCAGTCGGCCGCTCTTCACGCTCGGACGCGAACCGCTTGCGCATCTCGACGACATTCCGCCGCAGCAGTTCTGGACGGTGCGCTGCCTCGACGCGCATGAAACCAATCCACGCGCGCGGATTCTGGCGGCACGCGGCCCGTTTACGCTTGAAGGCGAGCGAATGCTGTTCAGCGCGGAAGCGTTCGATGTCCTCGTCAGCAAGAACAGCGGCGGCAGCGCCACCGAAGCGAAACTCGAAGTCGCGCGCGAACGCGGCTTGCCGGTCGTGATGCTGCGGCGCCCCGAGTTGCCCGCGGTCGATCGCGAGTTTGCGAACGTGGCCGACTTGCTGGAAGCACTGCGAGTTTCAAGTTAA
- the cobM gene encoding precorrin-4 C(11)-methyltransferase: MTVFFIGAGPGDPELITVKGQRLVRGCPVILYAGSLVPAAVLEGHHAEQVVNTADLDLDQIVALLKSAHEKGQDVARVHSGDPSLYGAIGEQIRRLRELGIPYEIVPGVTATAACAATLGCELTLPNISQTLILTRFASKTTMPEGEQLADLARHRATMAIHLGVRHLARIVDELRPHYGGECPIAVIYRASWPDEEKITGTLDDIVGKVQTTHIERTALILVGQVLAAEGFAESTLYAKGG; encoded by the coding sequence ATGACGGTGTTTTTTATCGGCGCGGGTCCCGGCGACCCGGAACTGATCACAGTGAAAGGGCAGCGCCTCGTGCGCGGCTGCCCCGTGATCCTGTACGCCGGTTCGCTGGTGCCGGCCGCTGTGCTGGAGGGGCATCACGCGGAGCAGGTCGTGAATACGGCCGATCTCGACCTCGATCAGATCGTCGCGTTACTCAAGTCCGCACACGAGAAGGGCCAGGACGTGGCGCGCGTGCATTCCGGCGATCCGTCGTTGTATGGTGCGATCGGCGAGCAGATTCGCCGACTTCGCGAACTCGGCATTCCTTACGAAATCGTGCCCGGCGTGACGGCGACTGCAGCCTGCGCGGCAACGCTCGGTTGTGAACTCACGTTGCCCAATATTTCGCAGACGCTGATCCTCACGCGCTTCGCAAGCAAAACAACGATGCCGGAAGGCGAGCAACTCGCCGACCTGGCAAGACATCGCGCGACGATGGCGATACACCTCGGTGTGCGCCATCTCGCGCGCATTGTGGATGAATTGCGGCCGCATTACGGCGGTGAGTGTCCGATCGCGGTGATCTATCGGGCGAGCTGGCCGGACGAAGAAAAGATCACGGGTACGCTCGACGACATCGTCGGCAAAGTGCAGACGACTCACATCGAGCGGACGGCGCTGATTCTTGTCGGACAGGTGCTCGCCGCCGAAGGGTTCGCGGAGTCGACGCTATACGCGAAAGGCGGCTGA
- a CDS encoding polyamine ABC transporter substrate-binding protein — protein MPHTVTKRTPAAPLLAALLFCAFGATVHADEKQLNLYNWADYIAKDTVPNFEKESGIHVQYDVYDGDETLQAKLLTGSTGYDVVVPTSNFLAKQIEAGIYQKLDKSKLPNLANLDRSLLKLVSDADPGNQYAVPWAWGTTGLGYNVTRVRKILGNDAPLDNWDILFKPEYLGKLKSCGVSVLDAPTDVFAVTLHYLGRDPNSANPADYQAAYEALKKIRPYITQFNATSYINDLAGDDICFALSWSGDVSMASHRAREANKSYEVKYFIPQGGAPVWFDMMAIPKDAPHPEAALDWINYIERPEVHAGITNAVFYPNADAAARKFVRPEILNDPTVYPPESVLKTLFLLKPLPAQIKRLEGRLWAQLKTGG, from the coding sequence ATGCCCCATACCGTCACGAAGCGGACGCCCGCCGCACCCTTGCTGGCCGCGCTCCTGTTCTGCGCATTCGGCGCCACCGTGCACGCCGACGAGAAGCAACTCAATCTGTACAACTGGGCCGACTACATCGCGAAAGACACGGTGCCGAACTTCGAGAAAGAGTCCGGCATTCATGTGCAATACGACGTCTACGACGGCGACGAAACCTTGCAGGCGAAACTGCTGACTGGTTCGACGGGCTACGACGTCGTAGTGCCGACCTCGAACTTTCTCGCCAAGCAGATCGAAGCCGGCATCTACCAGAAACTCGACAAATCGAAACTGCCGAATCTGGCGAACCTCGATCGCAGCCTGCTCAAACTGGTCTCGGATGCGGACCCCGGCAATCAGTACGCGGTGCCGTGGGCGTGGGGCACCACGGGGCTTGGCTACAACGTGACGCGGGTCAGGAAGATTCTCGGCAACGATGCGCCGCTCGATAACTGGGACATCCTTTTCAAGCCCGAGTATCTGGGCAAACTGAAGAGTTGCGGCGTGTCGGTGCTCGATGCGCCGACCGATGTGTTCGCGGTCACACTGCACTATCTCGGCCGCGATCCGAACAGCGCGAACCCGGCCGACTACCAGGCCGCGTACGAAGCGCTGAAGAAGATTCGCCCGTACATCACGCAGTTCAACGCGACCAGTTATATCAACGATCTCGCGGGCGACGACATCTGCTTCGCGCTGAGCTGGTCGGGCGACGTGTCGATGGCGAGCCATCGCGCGCGTGAAGCCAACAAAAGTTACGAGGTCAAATACTTCATTCCTCAAGGCGGCGCGCCGGTCTGGTTCGACATGATGGCGATCCCGAAAGATGCGCCGCATCCAGAAGCCGCGCTCGACTGGATCAACTACATCGAGCGCCCCGAAGTTCATGCGGGGATCACCAACGCGGTGTTCTATCCGAATGCGGATGCCGCCGCGCGCAAATTCGTGCGGCCGGAAATTCTCAACGATCCGACCGTGTATCCGCCGGAGTCCGTGCTGAAAACGCTGTTTCTGCTCAAGCCGCTGCCGGCGCAGATCAAGCGCCTGGAAGGCAGGCTATGGGCGCAGTTGAAGACAGGCGGATAA
- the speB gene encoding agmatinase, translating to MSQNLPLNLNALQPTAGADPAAAQPAAPTYAGVLSFMRRPYTRDLTGVDVAVSGIPLDLATTFRPGTRFGPAGMRAASVQLAELGAFPWGIDPFDHLNVVDYGDCWFDAHNPLGIRDAIIAHAREILATGTRMLTLGGDHYITYPLLVAHAEKYGKPLSLIHFDAHCDTWPDDNPDSLNHGTMFYKAIREGLIDPARSVQVGIRTWNDDFMGVRILDAPWVHRNGAQATIDEVLSIVGDAPTYLTFDIDCLDPAFAPGTGTPVAGGLSSAQALEIVRALGAVNLVGADVVEVSPPYDHSDVTALAAAHLAADMLCLMRNQKLQRQQRVSDHNRSVEPIAG from the coding sequence ATGTCCCAGAACCTGCCCCTGAATCTGAACGCTTTGCAACCCACCGCCGGCGCTGACCCTGCTGCCGCGCAACCCGCTGCCCCCACTTACGCCGGCGTGCTCTCCTTCATGCGCCGGCCCTACACGCGCGACCTCACCGGCGTCGACGTCGCCGTATCGGGCATTCCACTCGACCTCGCGACCACCTTCCGCCCCGGCACGCGGTTCGGCCCGGCGGGCATGCGCGCGGCCTCGGTGCAACTGGCCGAGCTGGGCGCGTTTCCGTGGGGCATCGACCCATTCGATCATCTCAACGTAGTCGACTACGGCGACTGCTGGTTCGACGCTCACAACCCGCTTGGCATTCGCGACGCGATCATCGCTCACGCCCGCGAGATTCTCGCGACCGGCACCCGCATGCTGACGCTCGGCGGCGATCACTACATCACTTATCCGCTGCTGGTCGCGCACGCTGAAAAATACGGCAAGCCGCTGAGCCTGATTCATTTCGACGCGCATTGCGACACCTGGCCGGACGACAACCCCGATTCGCTGAACCACGGCACGATGTTCTACAAGGCGATCCGCGAAGGGCTGATCGACCCTGCGCGTTCGGTGCAAGTCGGCATCCGCACCTGGAACGACGACTTCATGGGCGTGCGCATTCTCGACGCGCCATGGGTCCACCGCAACGGCGCGCAAGCGACGATTGACGAAGTGTTGTCGATCGTCGGCGATGCGCCCACCTACCTCACTTTCGACATCGACTGTCTCGATCCGGCCTTCGCGCCCGGCACTGGCACGCCGGTGGCGGGCGGACTGAGTTCGGCACAGGCGCTGGAGATCGTTCGCGCGCTGGGCGCCGTGAATCTGGTGGGCGCGGACGTGGTGGAAGTGTCCCCGCCCTACGATCACAGCGACGTCACCGCGCTCGCCGCGGCCCACCTTGCCGCCGACATGCTGTGCCTGATGCGCAATCAGAAACTGCAACGCCAGCAGCGCGTGTCAGACCACAACCGCTCCGTTGAACCCATCGCAGGATGA
- a CDS encoding LysR substrate-binding domain-containing protein: protein MRRLPPLQALLAFDAAARLGSFTRAAQELALTQSAISHQIQQLEEWTGQPLFRRIGRGVALTAAGALYAQTVTSAMTTLADGRDRIEPYGNPDSVIVYCAPQFATGWIMPRMPAFSAALPNIEIWLITGDEVNEIDRVDVDLVVSAKEIRTPEVICEPLLDEEAIAICGPMTARRLRSAPFPEVLTQAPLLVHEPRPEWAPWLPELRRGGLRTRRAMTVDDARILVAAAEQEGGIAMVSRLTAGDALTSGRVEVLPQVPGFALAPLWLMRSAQPARSAAVDAVYTWMMGLRRGGD, encoded by the coding sequence ATGCGTAGACTTCCCCCACTGCAGGCCTTGCTCGCTTTCGACGCTGCCGCGCGCCTCGGCAGCTTCACGCGCGCCGCGCAGGAACTGGCGCTGACGCAATCGGCGATCAGCCATCAGATCCAGCAACTCGAGGAATGGACCGGGCAGCCGCTGTTCCGGCGGATCGGGCGTGGCGTGGCGCTGACGGCCGCCGGCGCGTTGTATGCGCAGACCGTGACGTCGGCGATGACGACCCTCGCGGATGGACGCGATCGCATCGAGCCGTACGGCAATCCCGATTCGGTGATCGTCTATTGCGCGCCGCAGTTTGCGACGGGTTGGATCATGCCGCGCATGCCGGCGTTTTCGGCAGCGTTGCCGAACATCGAGATCTGGCTCATCACCGGGGACGAGGTGAACGAGATCGATCGTGTCGATGTCGATCTGGTCGTGTCTGCCAAGGAAATCCGCACGCCAGAAGTGATCTGCGAACCTTTGCTCGACGAGGAAGCGATCGCTATTTGCGGGCCCATGACCGCGCGCCGTCTACGTTCGGCGCCTTTTCCCGAAGTCCTGACGCAGGCCCCGCTGCTGGTTCACGAGCCGCGTCCGGAGTGGGCGCCCTGGTTGCCTGAATTGAGGCGCGGCGGTTTGCGTACGCGGCGTGCGATGACGGTCGACGATGCTCGCATCCTCGTGGCCGCCGCCGAGCAGGAAGGCGGTATCGCGATGGTGTCCCGCCTCACGGCTGGCGACGCATTGACGAGCGGGCGCGTCGAGGTCTTGCCGCAAGTGCCGGGGTTCGCGCTCGCGCCGCTCTGGTTGATGCGCTCGGCGCAGCCGGCGCGCTCCGCGGCGGTGGATGCTGTCTATACGTGGATGATGGGGCTCCGCCGGGGCGGTGATTGA
- a CDS encoding peptidase — protein MFRSCCAALGCSAALFWAGAAVPADHASWHVGEATRVFHPAVARHWREARTQALVTTIWYPADPARPEVAHDIGAPGHRLFHGHPAAVDAPLSSARATYPLLVLSHGTGGSADSLDWLASALAAEGYIVAGTNHPGNNALEPLTRDGFMLWWERATDASEVLDGVLADPMLGPHVDRDRIGAVGFSLGGYTVLELAGARTNLAAFERFCTSPEADAICHPPELARLHEDPGAPPLMLAALSPETKASQARVGDSYRDPRIKAVFAIAPALGEAFDSTSLADVTIPVSLLAGMADVTAPVDTNIHRIAGLMPKASITMVPRASHYTFLDTCLPGAMERLATICKDDPGVDRDVVHAQTAQRAVDFFATALPAGGA, from the coding sequence ATGTTTCGTTCATGCTGTGCCGCGCTCGGGTGTTCGGCGGCGTTGTTTTGGGCGGGCGCCGCCGTGCCGGCAGATCATGCTTCCTGGCATGTGGGCGAGGCGACGCGCGTTTTTCATCCCGCTGTGGCCCGTCATTGGCGCGAGGCGCGGACCCAGGCGCTGGTGACGACCATCTGGTATCCGGCCGATCCGGCTCGCCCCGAGGTTGCGCATGACATCGGCGCGCCCGGTCATCGGCTTTTCCACGGGCATCCGGCTGCCGTTGATGCGCCGCTTTCCAGTGCGCGCGCAACCTATCCGCTCCTCGTGCTGTCGCACGGTACCGGCGGCAGCGCGGACAGTCTCGACTGGCTGGCATCGGCGCTCGCCGCCGAGGGCTATATCGTGGCGGGCACCAATCATCCGGGGAACAACGCCCTGGAGCCGCTGACCCGCGACGGCTTCATGCTCTGGTGGGAACGCGCGACAGATGCCAGCGAAGTGCTGGACGGCGTCCTCGCCGACCCGATGCTGGGTCCGCATGTCGACCGGGACCGGATCGGCGCAGTGGGCTTCTCGCTCGGTGGGTATACGGTTCTCGAACTGGCGGGCGCGCGAACCAATCTGGCGGCGTTCGAGCGCTTCTGCACGTCACCGGAGGCCGATGCCATCTGCCACCCGCCGGAACTCGCCAGACTCCATGAGGACCCCGGCGCGCCCCCCTTGATGCTCGCCGCGCTGTCGCCGGAAACGAAGGCGTCACAGGCGCGAGTCGGCGACTCGTACCGGGACCCGCGCATCAAGGCGGTCTTTGCGATCGCGCCGGCGCTAGGCGAGGCGTTCGACAGCACCTCGCTCGCGGACGTGACCATTCCCGTGTCGCTGCTGGCGGGCATGGCCGACGTGACCGCGCCGGTGGACACCAACATTCACCGCATCGCAGGGTTGATGCCCAAGGCAAGCATCACGATGGTCCCGCGCGCCTCGCACTACACGTTTCTGGACACCTGCCTCCCCGGAGCGATGGAACGCCTTGCAACGATCTGCAAGGACGATCCGGGTGTCGATCGCGACGTGGTGCATGCGCAAACCGCCCAACGGGCGGTCGATTTTTTTGCCACCGCCTTGCCCGCGGGCGGCGCGTAG